The Mucilaginibacter rubeus genomic interval ATCAACGTGCAATGTCCCTTTATATTAAATGTAAAAGTACAAAATTATGAGATGGAAAGTTTTGGCTTATGTTACGAATAAAGGAGTGTATTTAGAATACGTGTCATCAATGAAACCGCAATTTGCGTTAGGGATAGAAGCGGATACCGTCCGTCAGCTGAGGGATAAAGCCTGCGCAGTATGAGCGTAAAGCCCGGCCCGTCAGCTGACGGGAACGCCTATAAATGATTAACGGGCTGGAGGATATAAGTAAAAATATGTCATTGCCGAAGCGAAGCGTGGCAATCGCATACTATACAGGGCGGTCATGCTTCCGTGCGATTGCTTCGTCGTTCCTCCTCGCAATGACATTTCTTTTATCTTCTGAACATCTATCCTAAACACCCTATAATAGCCCCCTCCCTATTCCCATCAAAATAAATTATATTTACATACAGGTGTAACCCAATCTGCAAACGCGTAGTCACAGCGGTTATATAATGCAAAGCAAGCTTTCAGATATCGAACTTATTGAGCAAACCCTGGCGGGTAACCAATTTGCCTATGCAGATTTGGTTAAGCGGCACCAGCGTTTTGTTTTTACGCTGGCTATGCGCTTTGCCAAAGGCCGGGAAGATGCTGAAGAAATTGCACAAGATTGTTTTGTGAAAGCCTACCGCTCGCTGGCATCGTTCCAGGGGCAGTCGAAATTTACAACGTGGTTGTATAGTATAGTTTATACTACAGCCATGACATTTTTAAGAAAGAAACGGGTAGACACCGATTCGATTGATGATGAGGGCACATTTGTACAGGTTGAAAGCCACGAATCGGCATACGATACCAATAATGTAGAAAATAAATCACGGTCATACTACCTGAA includes:
- a CDS encoding RNA polymerase sigma factor gives rise to the protein MQSKLSDIELIEQTLAGNQFAYADLVKRHQRFVFTLAMRFAKGREDAEEIAQDCFVKAYRSLASFQGQSKFTTWLYSIVYTTAMTFLRKKRVDTDSIDDEGTFVQVESHESAYDTNNVENKSRSYYLNQAIEQLLPDDATIITLFYKGEQSLEEIAQTMGIETNTVKVKLFRARQRLKEKLERNLKHEVKELI